TGATAACTATTTACTTTTTCTTTTGGATAATGTTTGCGACTGGGCAGAGGAATTAAATTTAAACATTATTATAGATAATCATCCTTTCAGAAAAGATATAACAAATGAGAATTATGCCGAAATTTTAACTCCTATATGGAAACAGCTAAGTAAACATTTTAAAGATAGATCAAATTTAATTTATTACGAAATTTTAAATGAACCGCATGGAATTGATAATTCCATGTGGAATAAGATTCAGACTAATGTAGTTAGAGAAATTAGAAAAATTGATAATGCTCATACAATTATTATTGGAGCTGCTGAATTTTATAGTTACGATCTTTTAAATTCACTTGAACTTTTAAACGATGAAAATATCATTTATACATTTCATTTTTACGATCCGTTTTTATTTACTCATCAAGGATCCGGCTGGGTTAATCCATCAATGGATAAAATAAAAAATATTCCTTTCCCGTATAGTAAAAGCAACCTGCCGAATTTAGATTTTTCGTATAAGAATACGTGGATCCAAAATATTTATAATCGCTATAATATTGAGGGAAGTGTTGTACATATAAAAAATTTACTTAATAAAATTTCACAATTTGGAAAATCAAAAAATGTAAAGTTATTCTGCGGTGAGTTTGGTGTATTAAATTACAGTGTAAATAATTCAGATAGAAATTTTTGGTATAAAATTGTTTCGGAATCTTTAACAAATGCGGATATCGCTTGGACTGTATGGGATTTTAATGGCGATTTCGGAATGTTTGATCATAACCAAAAAATTAATAAAAATCTTTTTGAATCTTTAAGTTTTAGTCCCAATGAATATAGAATAGTTATTTCGAATGTAAACAAAATAAAAATATTTTCTGATTTTACTGAAAAGGGAATAAAGCCGATAAGATCATCTGATGCAAAAAATTTATTATTTTCGAATACAATTACAGCCGAAGGAAAATATTCTATTCAATGGGAAAATCCGGAAAGATATTCAAATTTAAGTTTTGACTTCTTACCAAATTTAGATTTGGATGATTTTGTTAATAAAGCTGCGCTTGTATTCTCAATTAAATTTACTAATGATTCAAAGATTGACGTACGGTTGATAGATTCAAAAAATAATAATAGAAATGATCACTCATGGCGAAGAAGATTTACAATTACTTCCAATGATTTGAATAAATGGCAAAAAATCAGAATTCCGCTCAATCAATTTGAGGAAAATGGAGCATTTGAGAATGGGAAATGGTTAATGCCCGAAAATAAGTTTGATTGGAAGGATATTGATAAATTAGAATTCGTTGCAGAACATGAATCATTATTTGGTAAAACAATTTATTTGGATGACATTCAAATATTATTAAATGATTAAAACATTTTATTTTTTAATAAATTTATCAAAATCCTCTACTTTCAGCGCATAAAAATGTTGTATTACAAAAAAAGAAGTTCAACACTTTTCTAAAATTTTATTAAACAATTTTTGTAATTTTGGTTCTCTATTTTAATTAATATAAATACCGGAAATTTTGTGGAAATTAAGAAAAGAATTCTAAGCGGAATGAGACCAACAGGAAAATTACATCTTGGTCATTTTGTCGGTGCCTTGGAAAATTGGGTAAAACTTCAAAACGAATATGACAGCTTTCACTTAATTGCTGATCTTCACGTTTTAACAACGCAACTTGAAACGGATCAAATTTACCAAAATACAATAGATATGGTAATTGATTGGCTAGCAGTTGGATTAGATCCTCAAAAAGCTCCAATTTTTAGGCAATCTAAAATAAAAGAGCATTGTGAATTGTTTTTAATTTTTTCTATGTTGGTTACAAAAGCCAGACTAGAACGTAATCCAACTTTAAAAGATCAAGTTAGAGATTTAAATATTGAAAATATTATTTACGGACATTTAGGATATCCGGTTTTACAATCAGCCGATATTTTGCTGTACAAAGGCGAATTTGTTCCTGTTGGCGAAGATCAAGTGCCTCATGTTGAAATTACAAGAGAAATTGCGCGAAAATTCAATAATCAATATGGATTTGTTTTTGAAGAACCCAAGCCATTGCTTACTTCTTTTTCAAGATTAGTTGGTTTGGATGGTGACGCAAAAATGAGTAAATCATTAGGGAACACAATTCTTCTTTCAGATGAACCGCAAGAAGTTATTAACAAATTAAAAAAAGCAAAAACCGATCCCAATAAATTACGAAAAAACGATCCTGGAAACCCTGATATTTGTTTGGTTTTCAGTTATCATAAAAAGTTCAATGAATCGGAAATACCTGAAATTGATGTCGGCTGCAGAAGCGGAGCGTTAGGCTGTGTTGACTGCAAAATGAAATGTGCGGCAAAAATGAACTTATTTTTAAGTCCGATTCTTGAAAAAAGAAAAGAGCTTGAAAATAATATAAGTCAAGTTGAAGAGATAATTAATAATGGTGAATCAAGAGCAAGAGTTGTTGCGCAAAATACAATGCATGAAGTAAGAGAAGCAATGAAGTTGGGATAAAATTTGTATAAAATAAAATTAAATACATTTGAAGGTCCGCTTGATCTTCTATTATTTTTTATACGAAGGGATGAACTGGATATTTATGATATTCCCATTTCTCGGATTACTAAGGAATTTATCGAATATTTAAATCTTTTGGAAAAGTTGGATCTTGAAATTGCGGGTGATTTTTTACTAATGGCGGCAACACTAATGCAAATAAAAGTAAGAATGTTATTACCGCGTGAAATAGATGAAAAAGGTGAAGCAATTGATCCGCGAATGGATTTGGTAAACGCCTTAATTGAGTACAAAAGATATAAGGAAATGTCGGAAGAATTTTCATTTTTAGAAGCAAATCATAGAAAAGTTTCTTATCGCGGAAATTATGATAAAGATGAAGTTGTGCATCAAGGTGAAATTGAAATACTTTTGAAAAATGTAACAATTTATGATTTGATAAAAGCATTCCAAGCTGCAATAATGGAAAAACCCAAACCAGTTTTACATGAAGTTAAAAAACTAAATGTATCTATTGACGAACAAATAGATTTTATTTTGAATAAAGTTAAAAAATTTGGTAAAGTCCACTTTTTAGCTTTAGTTAAAGAAATGAAAGAAAAAATTAGAATAGTTGTTACGTTTATTGCTTTGCTTGAATTGGTTAAAATGGGAAAAATTGGATTGAACGAATCTTCTAAATTTAATGATTTTGAAATTTACGCATTGAACAATGGATAAAATTTATAATTCAATTATAGAAGCACTAATTTTTGCGTCTGACGACCCGATTCCGGCAGATGAAATAATTAAAGCAATAAAAGAAATTGACGGCGATGATATTTCCATCAATATTGCTGATGTTGATAATTGCGCGAACGAATTAAATGAAAAATATAAAGTTGAAGAATCTTCATTCCATATTTTAAAAATAGCCGAGGGATTTGTATTTGGGACAAAGCCGGAATACGCAAAATATGTAGGTTATTTATCTACTGAAAAAAGTAAAAGAAGGTTAAGTCAGGCTGCTTTGGAAACTCTAGCTATTATTGCATACAAACAGCCTATTACAAAACCTGAAATTGAAACAATTAGAGGCGTAAATTCTGATTATATTTTAAATACTCTTTTAGAAAAAAACTTGGTGACAATTAAAGGCAGAGCGGAATCGATGGGAAGACCATTATTATACGGTACAACTGTCGAGTTTTTAAAATATTTCGGATTAAATAAAATAACCGATCTTCCCAAACCAAGAGAAATTGAGGAAATTGTTAAAGACGCCGATTTTATTGAGCAAAAGAGAAAAATTATGATGAATGAAATTGAAGAAAATTTAGAACAAGAAATTTTAAATACGAGCGGAAATGATACAGAGATTGAATAAATATTTATCTGAATGCGGAATCGCATCAAGAAGGAAATCCGATTTGCTGATTCAAGAAGGCAGAGTTAAAGTTAACGGAAAAATTGTTTTTGAACTTGGAATAAAAGTCGATACGGAAAAAGACGAAATTTTAATTGACGGTGAAAAAAGTAAAGCGCAAAGGAAAATTTATTTTTTGCTTAATAAACCCAAAGGTGTTATTACAACAACAAAAGACGAAAAAGATAGAACTACGGTCGTTGATTTGATAAATACTAGAGAGAAGATTTTTCCTGTTGGAAGATTGGATTTTAACACAACCGGACTTTTAATACTTACAAATGACGGCGATTTTTCAAATTATTTAACCCATCCCAGAAATGAAATTGAAAGAGAGTATGAAGTTAAATTAGATAAACCTTTGCTGAAAGAACATAGAGAAGAATTGTTAAAGGGAATTTATATTGAAAAAAGAAAAAGTAAATTTGTAAATATCTCTTTCCCTAAAGAAAATAATTATTTTATTGTTAGAGTAATTACGGTTGAAGGAAGAAATCATTTTGTGAAAAGAATGTTTGATAATTTTCAATATAACGTTGTTGAATTAAGCAGAATTAGATTCGGTAAACTTACTTTGAAAGATTTGCGAAGAGGCGAAAGCAGAATTTTAACAGAAAAAGAAATTAAATTTTTAATGAATAAAAATTAATCTAAAATTTACCGGAGGGGTAATTTGGAAAACCATGAATTTGAACAGGATGTAAATACGCTTATTGCGAGAAGATTTGAGGAACTTGAAGAAATTAAAAAGATGAATGTTCGACCTTATGAATATTCTTATGATGTTGATACTTATTCAAAACAAATAAAAAATCAATTTGAAAATTACGAAGGTAAAACCGTAAAAGTTGCCGGCAGACTAATGGCAATTAGAAAAATGGGTAAAGCTTCATTCGCTCATATTCAAGATAAAGACGGAAGAATACAAATTTATTTAAAGAAAGATGAAATTGGTGAACAATACGACGTTTTTAAATTATTGGATATTGGTGATTTAATAGGAATTGAAGGATTTGTATTCAAAACAAAAACTGAAGAAATTTCAATTCATACAAAATCATTAACTTTATTGGCAAAATCAATTCGACCAATTCCAATTGCGAAAGAAGTAGTTGACGAACAAGGAAATAAAAAAATATTCGATCAATTTGCCGATAAAGAATTACGTTACAGACAAAGATACGTTGATCTTGTTGTTAATCCACATATAAAAGATGTATTTGTTAAACGTTCAAAAATTATAAGTTCTTTGAGAAACTTTTTGGATAAAAACGATTTCCTTGAAGTGGAGACACCGGTTTTACAATCTTTATACGGCGGAGCATCGGCAAAACCGTTTATTACTCACCATAATGCGCTTGATATAACTTTGTATTTAAGAATTGCCGATGAACTTTATCTAAAGAGATTAATTGTAGGCGGACTTGACAGAGTATATGAAATTTCAAAAGATTTCAGAAACGAAGGAATGGATAAAACGCATAATCCTGAATTTACAATGATGGAACTTTATGTTGCGTATAAAGATTATGAATGGATGATGAATTTTGTTGAAGAAATGATTTATAATTTATCAAATGAAGTTTTGGGAACTTCAAAAATTAATATTGAAGGGAATGAAATTGATTTCAAACCGCCTTGGAAGAGAATATCAATGGTTGATGAAATTAAAAAAGAAACAAATATTGATGTTTTGGAAATAGCAAAAGAAGATTTGGCCAAAGAAGTTAAAAAACGCGGAATAAAATTGACCGGCGGCGAAAGCAAGGGAAAATTAATTGATGAATTATTTTCTGCCGTCGTCGAGCCTAGATTAATTCAGCCTACATTCGTAATGGATTATCCGGTTGAACTTTCGCCATTAGCAAAAAAACACAGAACCAGAGAAGGACTAGTTGAAAGATTTGAAGGCTATGTTTTAGGCAGAGAAATTTGCAATGCTTTTAGTGAATTAAACGATCCGATTGATCAAAAAGAAAGATTTGAGGAACAAGTTAGATTTATTGAAGAAGGTGATGAAGAAGCGCATCAAATTGATGAAGATTATGTTAGAGCTTTGGAATATGGAATGCCTCCAACAGCTGGACTTGGCGTTGGAATTGATAGATTAACAATGCTTTTAACAAATCAGCCTTCTATTAGAGATGTAATTCTTTTTCCGCAAATGAGACCGGAAAAATAAAATTCTGAAATGATGATCAATATTAGGTTTAAGAGCAAGCCAAAGAATTCGGCAATAATAAAAATTAATATTTGTAATAATTTATCCGAATTGAATTTTTCAATTTTAGCTTTCGTATTGATCATGTTTTTTTTCTGTCAATCTAATGCGCAGATTATTTCTGATTCCTCAAAAATTAGAACGCCAATAAACTTAATGTCAATAAATTTTATTCAGAAAAATGATCCATTCAAATCTGAAATAAATTATCCGATTTTAGCTGGTGTTGGTTTGAGCTATTCTTATATCATTTATCAAATTAATAATTATTATGAAAATACTTGGTGGAAAAAAGATTCAAACTATATTTATAATAGTAAATTCAATATTGTAAACGACGGTACTTATGCTAGGAATATTGATAAATTTGGACACGCACTTGGAACAGCATTAATTTCACATTTTATTTCTGCGGGATTTGAAGCCGCAAACATTGAAGAAGAAACTTGTGTATGGTTAGGCGCAATTGGCGGGTTGGGAATGCAAATGTACGTTGAAATCAAAGACGGATATTCTCCGATTGATAGAATTTCTGGTAAACCAAAATGGGGATTTAGTCCTGGCGACGCAGTTTCCGATTTTTTGGGAGCAAGTTACTTTGTCGCGCGGTATTATTTTCCCGAATTAAATAATTATCAGTTGCGTTTCAGTTATTTTCCATCTAAGGATATGTTGGATGGTAAAAAACCTGATAATAATTTTTCAGACGATTATGAAGGTCAGAAAATGTGGTTATCATTAAGAATGAAAAATTTGCTGCCTCACAATATTTCCGAATATTGGCCTTCATTTTTAATGTTGTCTTTAGGTTATTTTGTAAGCGGAATTGGAGATTATTCAAGTAAAAAATCTATCGAGACTTATTATTATTTAGCTTTCGATATTGACGCAGAAACTATTCCGCTGTATGGAAAATTTTGGTCATTTGTTAAAAACACTTTAAATTATATTCATTTTCCAATGCCGGGAATTCAATTTTCCAAAAATGGAATTTCTTTGGCACTTATAATATATTAACATGATAAACTACAGCATAATAATTCCTACTTTAAATGAAGAAAAACTTCTTCCAAATTTATTGGAAGTAATTTGTGATCAAAGTTTATTGAAAGAATATAATTATGAAGTTATTATTTCAGATGGCGGAAGCTCGGATTCAACATTAGATATTGCAAGAAAGTTTAATGCAGTAATAGTTGAAAAAAAAATAAATGAAAAACAAAATATCGCAATGGGCAGAAATGCCGGTGCAAAATCTGCAAAAGGCAATGTTTTAATTTTTATTAACGGTGATGTTTATATAAAAAATTTTGAAGTATTTTTATTGAAAATAAAAAATAAATTTCTGCCAAGTGAATTTTTAGCGATGACGTGTAAAGTTGAAGTATTTCCTCATGAACAAAAATTAATTGATTTAATTTTTCATTCTTTTTATAATTTCCATTTTCACGCATTAAATGTAATTGGAATGGGAATGGGAAGAGGCGAATTTCAAACTATAAGAAAAGATGTTTTTGAAAAAGTAAATGGTTTCAATGAAGAACTTGCCGCGGGAGAAGATTTTGATCTGTTCAGACGAATTAGAAAATATGGTAAAATTTTGTTTGCGCGCGATTTAGTAGTGTACGAATCGCCAAGAAGATACAGAAAATTAGGACATTTTAGAATTTTCTTTACTTGGTTAATTAATAGCGTTTATATTATTTTTACAAAAACATCCAAATCATCAGAATGGAAAGAAGTCAGATAATCTGATCATAAAATGAAAAAAATAATCTTCTTACTAATATTAACAATTCCGCTTACGTTATTCAGTCAAGTTGGTTACGTTTCTGTTGAAGATGAAATTTACAATTTTCTTGACAGAATGAATACTTTAAGAATTATTGAAAATTATAATTCGTTTGAAATACCAAAAACTAGAAAAGAAATTTCGGATTTATTAATTCAAATAATAGAGAAACAAGAATTATTAGATAAAATTGACAGGGATAAATTAAATGATTTCATTATGGAATTTGAACTTGAGATATTTTCCAAACTCGAAAAAACTGAATCCTTAATTCCCAATTGGAATTTAAATTATCTCTATTCGGAAAAAGAAAAATTTCTATATAAATATTATGATTCAACACAAACCTCACTATTTGTAAATTTTATTGGTAAACTTGATTATTTAAATAAATCGGAAGATAATAAAAATCTTTCTAGTTTAATTTATAGATTCGGCGGAGAAATAAGAGTTTCTTTATTTAATACATTAGGATTTTCGGTAACTTCTACGAACGGATCTTTCTTAGGAAACAAAGAACTCACTCAGAGTTTTTCCTCATTAAAATATAATTATAAATTCAATCAAGAAAGCGCGTCACAATTAGGCGATAATTATTTTGATGAAACTGTTTCTTATGGATTAGCCGATTTTGACTTTGCAAAAATTAAAATAGGGAATGACAGAAAGTTTATTGGATATGGAATTGAAAAAACTATGATTGGAGATAATGCTCCAAGAATGGAATATATAGAATTGGCGCTCAAGTATAAAAGAATAAATTTCACTTTTTTTCATTCAAAACTTTTAGGAAATAAATCAGTTATACTTGATTCAATTAAAGGCGGAATAAACGTAGTAAATGATAAATATTTGGCATATCATAGATTGGGTTTGGGCTTAGGACAGTATTTACAACTTGGTCTTGGCGAAATGATCATTTATTCAAATCGTAATTTAGATTTTTCATATTTGAACCCGTTTAATTTTTACAAAAGTTCGGAGCATGCTAACCAGGACCGAGATAATTCAATGATATTTTTTGACGCACAAAATAATTCATTTGAAAATGTTAAAATTTACGCAACATTGCTTTTGGATGATATTGATTTTGGAAAAATCGGAACGGGTTGGTACGGAAATCAAACAATGCTCAATTTAGGAGTTTTTTCCACACATTTATATAATATTTTACCCTTAGATGCAGAAATTCAATATATTAGAATTGATCCATATGTTTTTACTCACAGAATATCGGATAATAATTTTACAAGTTCAAATTTTAATTTGGGATCAGCGCTTCAGCCTAATTCTTCAAATTTATTGATGAGTCTAAATTATAGATTAAATTATAGACTTAATTTAAATTTTACATATGAATATTCCGTTCATGGCGCAAATGTTGAATATGAAACTGGTAAAACCGTAAATTTTGGCGGAAACATAAATTTAGGTTATAGGATCGGAGATTCACAAAATGTTTATTTTCGTAAAGGAGATAAAGAAATTTTAAGATCATTTAAGTTTTCAACTCAATTTGAACCGATAAAAAATTGGATATTTTTTCTAAATATAAATTATTTTAATAACTCATTGGCCAAATCACAGCGGTCGCAAAATTTCTTCACTACATTATCCTTATATACTAAAATTTAATGGAGCTAATAATTTGTTCAAATCGTCATCTAGAATCTTAATTGCATTTATAATTTTGATTACCGGTTTTGTTTTAGGTTTCTTTATAAGTGATTTTTTAGTAGATAAAAATGTTACTGAAGGAACTAAAAAATTTAGCGAAGTACTAAATTATACTCAAAAATATTATTATCAGGATGTTAAAACGGATCAGCTCGTAGATGACGCAATTACAGGAATGTTAAACGACCTCGATCCTCATTCGGTATATATTCCTCAAGTTGAACAAAAGGGCATAGAAGAAGAATTTAGAGGAAACTTTGAAGGAATCGGCATTGAATTTCAAATAAATAACGATACAATAAATGTTGTTTCCCCAATTACTGGCGGTCCAAGTGAGAGTGTTGGAGTTGAAGCCAGTGATAGAATTATTAAAATAAATGGTAAAAGTGCAATCGGGTTTACAAATAAAGATGTTGTTAAAAATCTTCGCGGTGAAAAGGGCACAAAGGTTGAAATTTCCGTTTATCGTCCTTACATTAAGAAAAAATTTGATTTCGAAATAATAAGAGA
This genomic stretch from Ignavibacteriota bacterium harbors:
- a CDS encoding cellulase family glycosylhydrolase, producing the protein MKILFISFLITTNIFCQNHFSKGVNLTNWFQVENSVQIDFTKFTKDDFKYLKSIGCDVVRIPINFQAMTDKNNNYNVDNYLLFLLDNVCDWAEELNLNIIIDNHPFRKDITNENYAEILTPIWKQLSKHFKDRSNLIYYEILNEPHGIDNSMWNKIQTNVVREIRKIDNAHTIIIGAAEFYSYDLLNSLELLNDENIIYTFHFYDPFLFTHQGSGWVNPSMDKIKNIPFPYSKSNLPNLDFSYKNTWIQNIYNRYNIEGSVVHIKNLLNKISQFGKSKNVKLFCGEFGVLNYSVNNSDRNFWYKIVSESLTNADIAWTVWDFNGDFGMFDHNQKINKNLFESLSFSPNEYRIVISNVNKIKIFSDFTEKGIKPIRSSDAKNLLFSNTITAEGKYSIQWENPERYSNLSFDFLPNLDLDDFVNKAALVFSIKFTNDSKIDVRLIDSKNNNRNDHSWRRRFTITSNDLNKWQKIRIPLNQFEENGAFENGKWLMPENKFDWKDIDKLEFVAEHESLFGKTIYLDDIQILLND
- the trpS gene encoding tryptophan--tRNA ligase; this translates as MRPTGKLHLGHFVGALENWVKLQNEYDSFHLIADLHVLTTQLETDQIYQNTIDMVIDWLAVGLDPQKAPIFRQSKIKEHCELFLIFSMLVTKARLERNPTLKDQVRDLNIENIIYGHLGYPVLQSADILLYKGEFVPVGEDQVPHVEITREIARKFNNQYGFVFEEPKPLLTSFSRLVGLDGDAKMSKSLGNTILLSDEPQEVINKLKKAKTDPNKLRKNDPGNPDICLVFSYHKKFNESEIPEIDVGCRSGALGCVDCKMKCAAKMNLFLSPILEKRKELENNISQVEEIINNGESRARVVAQNTMHEVREAMKLG
- a CDS encoding segregation/condensation protein A, producing the protein MYKIKLNTFEGPLDLLLFFIRRDELDIYDIPISRITKEFIEYLNLLEKLDLEIAGDFLLMAATLMQIKVRMLLPREIDEKGEAIDPRMDLVNALIEYKRYKEMSEEFSFLEANHRKVSYRGNYDKDEVVHQGEIEILLKNVTIYDLIKAFQAAIMEKPKPVLHEVKKLNVSIDEQIDFILNKVKKFGKVHFLALVKEMKEKIRIVVTFIALLELVKMGKIGLNESSKFNDFEIYALNNG
- the scpB gene encoding SMC-Scp complex subunit ScpB gives rise to the protein MDKIYNSIIEALIFASDDPIPADEIIKAIKEIDGDDISINIADVDNCANELNEKYKVEESSFHILKIAEGFVFGTKPEYAKYVGYLSTEKSKRRLSQAALETLAIIAYKQPITKPEIETIRGVNSDYILNTLLEKNLVTIKGRAESMGRPLLYGTTVEFLKYFGLNKITDLPKPREIEEIVKDADFIEQKRKIMMNEIEENLEQEILNTSGNDTEIE
- a CDS encoding rRNA pseudouridine synthase is translated as MNKYLSECGIASRRKSDLLIQEGRVKVNGKIVFELGIKVDTEKDEILIDGEKSKAQRKIYFLLNKPKGVITTTKDEKDRTTVVDLINTREKIFPVGRLDFNTTGLLILTNDGDFSNYLTHPRNEIEREYEVKLDKPLLKEHREELLKGIYIEKRKSKFVNISFPKENNYFIVRVITVEGRNHFVKRMFDNFQYNVVELSRIRFGKLTLKDLRRGESRILTEKEIKFLMNKN
- the lysS gene encoding lysine--tRNA ligase translates to MENHEFEQDVNTLIARRFEELEEIKKMNVRPYEYSYDVDTYSKQIKNQFENYEGKTVKVAGRLMAIRKMGKASFAHIQDKDGRIQIYLKKDEIGEQYDVFKLLDIGDLIGIEGFVFKTKTEEISIHTKSLTLLAKSIRPIPIAKEVVDEQGNKKIFDQFADKELRYRQRYVDLVVNPHIKDVFVKRSKIISSLRNFLDKNDFLEVETPVLQSLYGGASAKPFITHHNALDITLYLRIADELYLKRLIVGGLDRVYEISKDFRNEGMDKTHNPEFTMMELYVAYKDYEWMMNFVEEMIYNLSNEVLGTSKINIEGNEIDFKPPWKRISMVDEIKKETNIDVLEIAKEDLAKEVKKRGIKLTGGESKGKLIDELFSAVVEPRLIQPTFVMDYPVELSPLAKKHRTREGLVERFEGYVLGREICNAFSELNDPIDQKERFEEQVRFIEEGDEEAHQIDEDYVRALEYGMPPTAGLGVGIDRLTMLLTNQPSIRDVILFPQMRPEK
- a CDS encoding DUF2279 domain-containing protein; translation: MFFFCQSNAQIISDSSKIRTPINLMSINFIQKNDPFKSEINYPILAGVGLSYSYIIYQINNYYENTWWKKDSNYIYNSKFNIVNDGTYARNIDKFGHALGTALISHFISAGFEAANIEEETCVWLGAIGGLGMQMYVEIKDGYSPIDRISGKPKWGFSPGDAVSDFLGASYFVARYYFPELNNYQLRFSYFPSKDMLDGKKPDNNFSDDYEGQKMWLSLRMKNLLPHNISEYWPSFLMLSLGYFVSGIGDYSSKKSIETYYYLAFDIDAETIPLYGKFWSFVKNTLNYIHFPMPGIQFSKNGISLALIIY
- a CDS encoding glycosyltransferase codes for the protein MINYSIIIPTLNEEKLLPNLLEVICDQSLLKEYNYEVIISDGGSSDSTLDIARKFNAVIVEKKINEKQNIAMGRNAGAKSAKGNVLIFINGDVYIKNFEVFLLKIKNKFLPSEFLAMTCKVEVFPHEQKLIDLIFHSFYNFHFHALNVIGMGMGRGEFQTIRKDVFEKVNGFNEELAAGEDFDLFRRIRKYGKILFARDLVVYESPRRYRKLGHFRIFFTWLINSVYIIFTKTSKSSEWKEVR